From the genome of Streptacidiphilus rugosus AM-16, one region includes:
- a CDS encoding family 78 glycoside hydrolase catalytic domain — MSSESTHPGDSARPDAEHPTFSRRRFLGTGSGVAAGVLAAGWASRPLAAGAAPHATATAAPVDLAGAHWVWYPEGNPRVTAPVAYRYFRRDFTVPAGAVGDAQLVVTGDDTVDVWLNGQHLAGSPRVADFWRNALYVDLRPALTAGTNTIAVACKNNGGPAGLLGHLRVTTSAGTTDLVTDAGWLSAQSAPTGWEQPSFDDSGWSAAADLGSYGVSPWGSGVAAPDLTAVSPLAPTGLTAEHRTNPLGVDAAQPRFGWALSSTASQQHQAAYQIQVSSTGTGTGDVWDSGRVASAQQIDIAYGGPALRSLVRSYWRVRVWDTQGRAGAWSDVQWFETGLLDPATEWHGAFVGQAAPPNFAGASWIWFPEGNPASSAPAATRYFRRTLTLATAPASAVLAVTGDDTADVWVNGALVSSSPRAADSWKAAALVDLAGYLKAGTNVIAVACANTSVSPAGLLAKLLLPGGQVVDSDTSWKAAQSGPAGWNTAAFDDSAWPAAMNVATAGSGPWGVQVHVVTPAPLLRKRFTVAGPVASARLLTTALGLHETRLNGAKVGAEVLAPGWTDYDKRLQYRVFDVTAQIQQGANVLAALLGNGWYSGSIGFAGSQKYGTQPWYSAQLQLTFTDGSTQTVATDGSWKTATGPVRADDLYQGETYDARLDVPGWDGAGFDDGSWAAVTVAQVPRPTLVSQVDDGVTVQAEYPPVAVTQPQPGVWILDLGQNFAGRNRLTLAGPAGTTVTMRHGEVLNPDGTLYTANLRTAQATDRFVLAGTGSAETYEPRFTVHGYRYVELTGLPAGFTPTTATVTGRAAWTDAAQLGTFTTSSPLLGQIQHNIVAGQRSNMLAIPTDCPQRDERLGWTGDIAAFTATSTFNLDVHRFLAKFVEDLVDGQQSNGAFTDVAPAVISGSGTAGWGDAGVIVPYTLWQRFGDVRVVDRHFPAMAAWVDYLHSTAGGNLLRNQTTFGDWLNVNDDTPHDLICTAYFAWAARLVSRMAAATGRTAQAASYGQLADQVTSAFAGQYVGADGSVGSNTQTGYVLALAFGLVPAALVQRAADKLAARVAAGNGHLTVGFLGVENLLPVLADNGHADVAYRILLQTDYPGWGYMISRGATTVWERWDGIRTDGSFQDPGMNSFNHYGLGSVGDFLYRTVAGLGPAAPGYQALLLAPRTGGGVTSASASYRTPCGTAECGWSVANGQVTLAVTVPANVTATVVVPTSQPGSVSAPAQAVPAAPGAYYLPAGGYTFTAAV, encoded by the coding sequence TTGAGCAGTGAATCGACACACCCCGGCGACAGCGCCCGGCCCGACGCGGAGCACCCGACGTTCAGCAGGCGGCGCTTCCTGGGCACCGGCTCGGGCGTCGCCGCGGGGGTGCTCGCCGCGGGCTGGGCCTCCCGCCCCCTCGCCGCAGGGGCCGCCCCGCACGCGACGGCGACCGCCGCACCCGTCGACCTGGCGGGTGCCCACTGGGTCTGGTACCCCGAGGGGAACCCGCGCGTCACGGCTCCGGTGGCGTACCGGTACTTCCGCAGGGACTTCACCGTCCCGGCGGGCGCCGTCGGCGACGCACAGCTGGTGGTCACCGGTGACGACACCGTCGACGTGTGGCTGAACGGACAGCACCTGGCTGGTTCCCCGCGCGTCGCGGACTTCTGGCGCAACGCCCTCTACGTCGACCTGCGGCCGGCGCTCACCGCCGGGACGAACACGATCGCCGTCGCCTGCAAGAACAACGGCGGCCCCGCCGGGCTCCTGGGACACCTGCGCGTCACCACGTCCGCGGGCACGACCGATCTGGTCACCGACGCCGGATGGCTCAGCGCGCAGTCCGCCCCCACCGGATGGGAGCAGCCGTCCTTCGACGACTCCGGCTGGTCGGCCGCCGCGGATCTCGGCTCCTACGGCGTCTCCCCCTGGGGCTCCGGCGTGGCCGCGCCCGACCTGACGGCCGTCTCGCCCCTCGCTCCGACGGGCCTGACGGCCGAACACCGGACGAATCCCCTCGGTGTGGACGCGGCCCAGCCGCGGTTCGGCTGGGCGCTCTCCTCAACGGCGTCCCAGCAGCACCAGGCGGCCTACCAAATCCAGGTCTCCTCGACCGGCACAGGAACCGGGGACGTCTGGGACAGCGGCCGGGTGGCCTCCGCCCAGCAGATCGACATCGCGTACGGCGGCCCCGCGCTGCGCAGCCTGGTCCGCTCCTACTGGCGGGTCCGGGTGTGGGACACCCAGGGCCGGGCCGGCGCCTGGAGCGACGTGCAGTGGTTCGAGACCGGTCTGCTCGACCCGGCCACCGAGTGGCACGGCGCCTTCGTGGGCCAGGCCGCTCCGCCGAACTTCGCGGGGGCGAGCTGGATCTGGTTCCCGGAGGGCAACCCCGCCTCCTCCGCGCCGGCCGCCACGCGCTATTTCCGCCGCACGCTCACCCTCGCCACCGCCCCGGCGAGCGCGGTACTGGCGGTCACCGGCGACGACACCGCCGACGTCTGGGTCAACGGCGCGCTGGTCAGCTCCTCGCCGAGGGCGGCCGACTCCTGGAAGGCCGCGGCGCTGGTCGACCTCGCCGGGTACCTGAAGGCCGGCACCAACGTGATTGCGGTGGCCTGCGCCAACACCAGCGTCTCCCCCGCCGGGCTGCTCGCGAAGCTGCTGCTGCCCGGCGGGCAGGTCGTCGACAGCGACACCTCGTGGAAGGCCGCCCAGTCCGGGCCGGCCGGCTGGAACACCGCCGCGTTCGACGACAGCGCCTGGCCCGCCGCGATGAACGTCGCCACCGCCGGGTCCGGGCCCTGGGGCGTCCAGGTGCACGTGGTGACGCCGGCCCCGCTGCTGCGCAAGCGCTTCACCGTGGCCGGGCCGGTGGCCTCCGCACGACTCCTGACGACCGCGCTCGGCCTGCACGAGACCCGCCTGAACGGCGCGAAGGTCGGGGCCGAGGTCCTGGCCCCCGGCTGGACGGACTACGACAAGCGCCTGCAGTACCGGGTCTTCGACGTCACCGCGCAGATCCAGCAGGGAGCCAACGTGCTGGCGGCGCTGCTGGGCAACGGCTGGTACAGCGGCAGCATCGGCTTCGCTGGCAGCCAGAAGTACGGCACCCAGCCGTGGTACTCCGCCCAGTTACAGCTCACCTTCACCGACGGCTCGACGCAGACCGTCGCCACCGACGGGAGCTGGAAGACCGCCACCGGGCCAGTCCGTGCGGACGACCTGTACCAGGGCGAGACCTACGACGCACGGCTGGACGTCCCCGGCTGGGACGGCGCCGGCTTCGACGACGGCTCCTGGGCCGCGGTCACGGTGGCCCAGGTCCCGCGCCCCACGCTGGTCTCCCAGGTCGACGATGGCGTCACCGTCCAGGCGGAGTACCCGCCGGTGGCCGTCACCCAGCCGCAGCCGGGTGTGTGGATCCTCGACCTGGGCCAGAACTTCGCGGGCCGGAACCGGCTCACCCTGGCCGGGCCCGCCGGGACGACGGTCACCATGCGGCACGGCGAGGTCCTCAACCCCGACGGCACGCTCTACACCGCCAACCTGCGGACCGCCCAGGCGACCGACCGGTTCGTCCTGGCGGGCACCGGCTCCGCCGAGACCTACGAGCCGAGGTTCACCGTCCACGGCTACCGCTACGTCGAACTCACCGGCCTCCCCGCCGGGTTCACCCCGACGACGGCCACCGTCACCGGACGGGCGGCCTGGACCGACGCCGCCCAGCTGGGGACGTTCACCACGTCGAGCCCGCTGCTCGGCCAGATCCAGCACAACATCGTCGCGGGTCAGCGCAGCAACATGCTGGCCATCCCCACAGACTGTCCACAGCGGGACGAGCGGCTGGGGTGGACGGGCGACATCGCCGCGTTCACCGCCACCTCCACGTTCAACCTGGACGTCCACCGGTTCCTGGCGAAGTTCGTCGAGGATCTGGTCGACGGCCAGCAGTCGAACGGGGCCTTCACCGACGTGGCGCCGGCGGTCATCTCCGGTTCCGGCACGGCCGGTTGGGGAGACGCGGGCGTGATCGTCCCGTACACCCTGTGGCAGCGGTTCGGCGATGTGCGCGTCGTCGACCGGCACTTCCCCGCCATGGCCGCCTGGGTCGACTACCTGCACAGCACCGCGGGCGGCAACCTGCTCCGCAACCAGACGACCTTCGGCGACTGGCTCAACGTCAACGACGACACGCCCCACGACCTGATCTGCACCGCGTACTTCGCCTGGGCCGCACGTCTCGTGTCACGGATGGCCGCCGCCACCGGCCGCACCGCGCAGGCCGCCTCCTACGGGCAACTCGCGGACCAGGTGACGTCGGCGTTCGCGGGCCAGTACGTCGGGGCGGACGGCTCGGTCGGCAGCAACACCCAGACCGGGTACGTGCTCGCGCTCGCCTTCGGGCTGGTGCCCGCCGCGCTGGTCCAGCGGGCCGCGGACAAGCTCGCCGCCAGGGTCGCCGCCGGCAACGGGCATCTGACGGTCGGCTTCCTCGGTGTGGAGAACCTGCTGCCGGTCCTGGCGGACAACGGGCACGCGGACGTCGCCTACCGGATCCTGCTGCAGACCGACTACCCCGGCTGGGGCTACATGATCAGTCGTGGCGCCACCACCGTCTGGGAGCGGTGGGACGGCATCCGCACCGACGGGTCCTTCCAGGACCCTGGTATGAA
- the phoU gene encoding phosphate signaling complex protein PhoU, with amino-acid sequence MRAAYREELDAITVGLQQMAYLAESAIGRATTALLDADLQLAERVIASDDRLDELQRELEDRAIAVLARQQPVATELRTLVTALRISADLERAGDLALNVAKLARRRYPDHAVPAELHATVLEMGHVAQRLMAKAADVIATREVKAALELEGDDDAMDDLHRALFRRLMDDRWHHSVEAAVDVTLAGRFYERFADHAVAVAERVVYLVTGEYSDELPLD; translated from the coding sequence ATGCGCGCCGCATACCGGGAAGAGCTCGACGCGATCACCGTGGGGCTGCAGCAGATGGCGTATCTCGCCGAGTCGGCGATCGGCCGCGCCACGACGGCCCTGCTGGACGCCGATCTGCAACTCGCCGAACGCGTCATCGCCTCCGACGACAGGCTCGACGAGCTGCAGCGCGAACTGGAGGACCGGGCGATCGCCGTGCTGGCGCGCCAGCAGCCGGTCGCCACCGAGCTCCGGACCCTGGTCACCGCGCTGCGCATCAGCGCCGACCTGGAGCGCGCCGGCGACCTGGCCCTGAACGTCGCCAAACTGGCGCGACGCCGGTACCCCGACCACGCCGTCCCGGCGGAGCTGCACGCCACCGTGCTGGAGATGGGCCACGTCGCCCAGCGCCTGATGGCCAAGGCCGCCGACGTCATCGCCACCCGCGAGGTCAAGGCCGCCCTGGAGCTGGAGGGCGACGACGACGCCATGGACGACCTCCACCGCGCCCTGTTCCGACGCCTGATGGACGACAGGTGGCACCACAGTGTGGAGGCCGCCGTCGACGTCACCCTGGCCGGCCGCTTCTACGAACGCTTCGCCGACCACGCCGTGGCCGTCGCCGAACGCGTCGTCTACCTGGTCACCGGCGAGTACTCCGATGAGCTCCCGCTGGACTAG